CGTAGAATCCCCAAAGCATGTGAACTGGCTAGAGCACCTTCACAATAAGAATATGGGACCATTCACACATGCTTTTAGGACTAAACTTGTGCTCGATGATTATTACTATCCTTCCTTGAATTGACCTTGAATCTTTACCTTCTGAACTTGTTGAAGAAAGTTCCTcccaaattgatatttttacatTGTTTCCGTTTGTGCTTTCCATTATTACTCACATCTGAattggagaaaagaaacaaagaaaaaagtgaaaacaacatACCATTATTGTCAGATGAAGATCATTTGCTGCTTACACATTggtcatatatatttttaatggcTGTTCTATCTTCTTATATTGCTTCTTTCCAAATGTTAACAGCGACTCTGATCTTCCTTTCTGTCTAGGTTGCTAGTGTTCTGAACATTTTGGATGATGAACTGGTTAAAGGTGTTGGAAATTTCATCTTGAGGTCAGTATCAAGAACCTTTTGCTTCTGATTTTAGCACTGGGGCAAATTGATTCAGCATTCTATGTATGCTTGTTATATTTCTTATTGGTTTGGTTATTTTCTGTTCCTCATTAAAGCTACCTGCTTAGTTTAACTCTCTGATTTCTCATATATAGGTGTAACTTGCCTAAAACAGCTTGGAAGCATTGAACttatgttttgaaataaatggATGCGGAATGCTATCACTCATAGATAAAAGTGTTAAATTTGTTGGATAGGAACAGCAAGTGTAATATCACAAAAAATCCGCTTTAATTGTTTTTGTCATTATATTGGTTCTCCTACTCTTCCTCTTGTTTTTTTGAGAGGCAGTTCACAATGGCTAAAGTGGATGGTGTTGAGTAAATTTTTCATCCTGCATACAGATTGGAATATATGGATAGCTTCTTTGTACATTTTCTGAATGTGCATTGCTtgacaaatataattaatgacCCTGCAGCTGTCAGACTTATGAAGGTGGTATCTCTGGTGAACCTGGTTCTGAAGCTCATGGTGGGTATGTGTCCCATTATACTTGCTCTTGTTTTTCTATCTCTGTTTATTCTCAAATCTTCATTTCCCCACTCTGCTGTTGTGCGCGCTTGTATAATTGTGTATCTCTAACCTGTGCCTTGATTTCTTGCTCTTATTTTCTCTGTCAAAGCTCTCAATAAtctgaaaattttgttgattaggTATACCTTTTGCGGGCTGGCTACAATGGTTCTGATCGGTGAAGTTAATCGTTTGGACTTGACTAGTTTAATTGTAAGACAatgttgtttctttttattgtgGTGATTCtgtgtcaaatattttattaccaggctttaaatgaaaaacaacaaTGGCTTGTCCCCATTGTTTTGTTTAGTCAGCGTTTAACTATGAGGATTCTTTCATGGCCTCTAAACATTGATTAATGTTCTTGTCCATCAAATTAAAGTTAGAAACATGTTTACTGATGATGTTGCAAATGAAGGTAGTAACTAGAGAATGCTACTATCTAGAGAATACTTTCATTATGTGATGTATGAATTATACCCTAATGCTTATTGTTAAAGACGAATATGTATGCTAGCACTACtttgaatattatattttctcatAAACAATTATCTTTTTGGGAAGAGAGTGAATTCTGTTTGTTCTGGAATAACATGATTTCTGTTGGTTTTGAAATGAATGCATCCAGGTTAGGAATTTTGTCCAAAAAGAGCAATATTATCTAGATGCTATAATTTTTGTTGATACAAATCTACTGTGATGATGATCATGACCATGCTTGGTAATTTGTTTTTGATTTAAACATTGTTTTGCAGGATTGGGTGGTATTTCGACAAGGTGTTGAGGGTGGTTTCCAGGGCAGAACCAATAAATTGGTTGATGGTTGCTATTCCTTTTGGCAggtgattttcattttctttaccCCATCATATTATTATTGCTTTTGATTAATAGtggattaaataaaaaaatgaccaGGGAGGTGTTTTTGCCTTAATACAAAAACTACATTCAATCATTGAGGAACAATTGAGGCTGTTGGATGCTGGAGGCTCTGCCATAGATAGCCCACAAATTGCTTCAACATCTTGTCATTCTGGGCAGAGAGGTATGCTGACTTGGATAGTATGGGATGGTTTTCTATTCTCTGTTTCCTTTGGGTTGTCAATTTGAGTCACTTGATGCTTCTAATTCCTTCTTACTGCCTTTTTATGGAAGatatcattttacatgttttctTCTGCATTTTGTGCTTATTATCTCAGGCCTACATGATACTTCAGGTTCTGCAAAATTTTCCAATATTGGCTTTAATTTTCTCGAAGAACCTGCAGAAATGGAACCTCTTTTTCACAGCATAGCATTGCAGCAGTATATAATTCTGTGCTCTCAGGTATTTTTCTACGATTGAAATTAATTCTACATAATTGTCATAATCTGATTGGCTAATTTTTttgtaacaattttttaattgctAGTTCTCAGAAAAAGTATTCTCAGCTATATCCCATTAATGGAGCACCACTTGAATACCTAATAGCATAAAAACTACATTGTTTGATGAATTCGTGGAGAtggctttctttctttattccaTTAAATGCCAGGGGTTGATATCTGAATTACTTTATGCAGTTGCAGGAAGGTGGATTCAGAGACAAACCGGGGAAGCATAGAGATTATTATCACACATGTTATTGTCTAAGTGGCCTCTCTGTGGCCCAGTATAGCTACTCAAAGGATGCTGACTCTCCACCTTTGCCCAGGGCGGTATTTGGCCCCTATTCCAATCTCTTAGAACCCATCCACCCCCTCTACAATGTCA
Above is a genomic segment from Vitis riparia cultivar Riparia Gloire de Montpellier isolate 1030 chromosome 14, EGFV_Vit.rip_1.0, whole genome shotgun sequence containing:
- the LOC117930344 gene encoding protein farnesyltransferase subunit beta → MDSSETRLPTVTQREQWMVESQVFQMYELLSSVPRNAQSVLLELQRDKHIEFLTNGLKQLGPSFCVLDANRPWLCYWILHSIALLGDSVDDELENNTIDFLSRCQDPNGGYGGGPGQMPHLATTYAAINALITLGGHRSLSSINRGKVYTFLQRMKDPSGAFRMHDAGEMDVRACYTAISVASVLNILDDELVKGVGNFILSCQTYEGGISGEPGSEAHGGYTFCGLATMVLIGEVNRLDLTSLIDWVVFRQGVEGGFQGRTNKLVDGCYSFWQGGVFALIQKLHSIIEEQLRLLDAGGSAIDSPQIASTSCHSGQRGLHDTSGSAKFSNIGFNFLEEPAEMEPLFHSIALQQYIILCSQLQEGGFRDKPGKHRDYYHTCYCLSGLSVAQYSYSKDADSPPLPRAVFGPYSNLLEPIHPLYNVIMDLYHEAHEFFSTS